Proteins encoded within one genomic window of Prauserella marina:
- a CDS encoding MFS transporter has protein sequence MRTPLGQRDFARLWSATFFSEVGEWILQVALPLQVYALTGSAASTAATMVLGLLPAVLLSPVAGVLADRFDRRLVLLCACAGQCAAALPLLALGTNGALVLLYVVMGAQAAIASVIEPARNALVPSLVGAADVTTANALIGLNATLARLAGAWLGGVVLATGGLSSVVAAYLVTTGCAVALLVAPFPHLVPATEPGERTGALRSWLEGLGEFIRDTRLRVTGVVIVLISCAQGMFLLLFVLFVTGPLGGGEAEVGLLRGVQAIGGLAAGAVLAVLGRRLVPGALFGWGVLAFAIISFVIWNGPALTVALGVYVGLFIVVGAPGVVLNTGMLSLLQTGSAPALTGRVLSTAFAVGAAGNVAGMLTAGWLAGTVGLGGLLNVQAGLLLVAGLIALAGHRAAKRTPVTSRA, from the coding sequence ATGAGAACTCCGCTGGGGCAACGGGACTTCGCCAGGCTGTGGTCGGCGACCTTCTTCTCCGAGGTCGGTGAGTGGATTTTGCAGGTCGCGCTCCCGCTACAGGTGTACGCGCTGACCGGATCGGCGGCCTCGACGGCGGCGACGATGGTGCTCGGTCTGCTGCCCGCGGTCCTGCTCAGCCCGGTCGCCGGAGTGCTCGCCGACCGGTTCGACCGCAGGCTGGTCCTGTTGTGCGCGTGCGCGGGCCAGTGCGCGGCGGCGCTGCCGTTGCTCGCGCTCGGTACGAACGGCGCGCTGGTGCTGCTGTACGTCGTGATGGGTGCACAGGCCGCGATCGCGTCGGTGATCGAGCCCGCCCGCAACGCGCTCGTACCCAGCCTCGTCGGTGCCGCCGACGTGACCACGGCGAACGCCCTGATCGGGCTCAACGCCACGCTCGCCAGGCTGGCCGGAGCGTGGCTCGGCGGAGTCGTGCTCGCGACGGGTGGCCTGTCGTCGGTCGTGGCGGCCTACCTCGTCACGACCGGCTGCGCCGTGGCGTTGCTCGTCGCACCGTTCCCGCACCTCGTTCCGGCGACCGAGCCGGGCGAGCGGACAGGGGCACTGCGGTCGTGGCTGGAGGGCCTTGGTGAGTTCATCCGCGACACCCGGCTGCGCGTGACCGGCGTCGTGATCGTGCTCATCTCCTGCGCGCAGGGCATGTTCCTGCTGCTGTTCGTCCTGTTCGTCACCGGACCGCTCGGCGGAGGGGAGGCCGAGGTCGGCTTGCTGCGCGGGGTCCAAGCCATCGGCGGGCTCGCCGCCGGTGCGGTGCTGGCCGTGCTCGGCAGGCGGCTCGTTCCCGGTGCGCTGTTCGGCTGGGGAGTGCTGGCTTTCGCGATCATCTCGTTCGTGATCTGGAACGGCCCGGCGCTCACCGTCGCGCTCGGCGTGTACGTGGGCCTTTTCATCGTCGTCGGGGCACCGGGCGTCGTGCTCAACACCGGGATGCTGTCGCTGTTGCAGACCGGGAGCGCGCCCGCGCTGACCGGAAGGGTGCTCAGCACCGCCTTCGCGGTGGGGGCGGCCGGCAACGTGGCTGGCATGCTCACGGCGGGCTGGCTCGCCGGGACCGTCGGCCTCGGCGGCCTGCTCAACGTCCAGGCCGGGTTGCTCCTCGTCGCCGGTCTGATCGCGCTCGCGGGGCACAGGGCGGCGAAGCGGACGCCGGTCACTTCGCGGGCCTGA
- a CDS encoding winged helix-turn-helix domain-containing protein: MAALPERRRVRDAELMRALAHPLRTEVLGYLMSAGPRTATQCAEAVGATASNCSWHLRQLAEFGLVERVEGDNARERPWRASQVGLDFGAVDPGSASHTAHLGMLGANLTEEQTLTRRALDALETVPEPWRDAMAVNRYGLRLTAEELTGLIEQVDALIRPYVSTVRTEVPDDARPVYLGLRAFLRFDADGTPSA, from the coding sequence ATGGCCGCGCTACCGGAACGCCGCAGGGTGAGGGACGCCGAACTGATGAGGGCGCTGGCTCATCCGCTGCGCACGGAAGTACTCGGCTACCTGATGTCGGCAGGCCCGCGCACCGCGACCCAGTGCGCGGAGGCCGTCGGCGCGACGGCCTCCAATTGCAGCTGGCATCTGCGCCAGCTCGCCGAGTTCGGGCTCGTCGAGCGCGTGGAAGGGGACAACGCGAGGGAACGGCCGTGGCGCGCCAGTCAGGTCGGGCTCGACTTCGGCGCCGTCGATCCCGGCTCGGCGAGCCACACGGCCCACCTGGGCATGCTCGGCGCGAACCTCACCGAGGAACAGACGCTCACACGGCGGGCGCTCGACGCGCTGGAGACCGTGCCGGAGCCGTGGCGCGACGCGATGGCCGTCAACCGCTACGGCCTGCGTCTCACGGCCGAGGAACTCACCGGCCTCATCGAACAGGTCGACGCGCTGATCCGGCCGTATGTCAGCACCGTGCGCACCGAGGTGCCCGACGACGCGCGGCCGGTCTACCTCGGCCTCAGGGCGTTCCTGAGATTCGACGCCGACGGAACGCCCAGCGCATGA
- a CDS encoding ABC-F family ATP-binding cassette domain-containing protein, with product MPSRLSLHARDLHFAYGDKIVFSGVDLTASAGHRVGLVGENGIGKSTLLRLLAGIEHAQAGTVEGGGDIGFLDQELPYPAEATVADVVDDALADIRKAALRLDELGARLAEHPDDTAALQEYGLVLDWAQTHDLWDADRRATLVRTGLGLGDIATSRQLDSLSGGQRSRLALAALLIRQPETLLLDEPTNHLDDAALEFLQRHLASLPGIVLLSSHDRVFLDAVCTGIVDLDPALGGPSRYGGRYSDYLAAKRAERARWEQRFAEEQDELRGLRHDVAVTARDINHDRGPTDNAKMAYDFKTGRVQRQISRRVRNARQRLAELERDQVRKPPAPLRFAARLTAANGEPAATGLALSVRDIEVSGRLRLDRLDVGASARLLVTGGNGSGKSTLLAVLAGRLAPCGGVVHRAPGVRIGLLDQDTTFPDPGRSPIALYAAAAGPGAPELRTLGLLPPSDLERPVGALSVGQRRRLALAILAADPPDVLLLDEPTNHISLTLAEELFTALDEAPGAVVVASHDRWLRQGWPGTHLALAS from the coding sequence CTGCCTTCACGTCTTTCTCTTCATGCCAGGGATCTCCACTTCGCCTACGGCGACAAGATCGTCTTCTCCGGCGTCGATCTCACCGCGAGCGCGGGACACCGCGTCGGCCTCGTCGGCGAGAACGGCATCGGCAAGTCCACGCTGCTGCGGCTGCTCGCCGGTATCGAGCACGCGCAGGCCGGCACCGTCGAGGGCGGTGGGGACATCGGGTTCCTCGACCAGGAACTGCCCTATCCGGCCGAAGCGACCGTCGCGGACGTGGTCGACGACGCGCTGGCCGACATCAGGAAAGCGGCGCTGCGGCTCGACGAACTCGGTGCCAGGCTCGCGGAGCATCCCGACGACACCGCGGCACTCCAGGAGTACGGGCTGGTGCTCGACTGGGCGCAGACCCACGACCTGTGGGACGCCGACCGGCGCGCCACGCTGGTCCGCACGGGACTCGGGCTCGGCGACATCGCCACCAGCAGGCAACTGGACAGCCTCTCCGGCGGGCAACGGTCCCGGCTCGCGCTCGCCGCGCTGCTGATCAGGCAACCGGAGACGCTGCTGCTCGACGAACCGACCAACCATCTCGACGACGCCGCGCTGGAGTTCCTGCAACGGCATCTGGCCTCGCTGCCGGGAATCGTGCTGTTGTCCTCCCACGACCGGGTTTTCCTCGACGCCGTGTGCACCGGCATCGTCGACCTCGACCCAGCGCTGGGTGGCCCCTCCCGCTACGGCGGGCGCTACTCCGACTACCTCGCGGCCAAACGCGCCGAGCGCGCCCGCTGGGAGCAGCGGTTCGCCGAGGAACAGGACGAGCTGCGCGGGCTGCGCCACGACGTCGCCGTCACCGCTCGCGACATCAACCACGACAGGGGGCCCACCGACAACGCGAAGATGGCCTACGACTTCAAGACCGGCAGGGTGCAGCGGCAGATCTCGCGCAGGGTGCGCAACGCACGGCAACGCCTCGCCGAACTGGAACGCGACCAGGTACGCAAACCACCGGCACCGCTGCGGTTCGCCGCGCGACTGACCGCGGCCAACGGCGAGCCGGCCGCTACCGGACTCGCGTTGTCGGTCCGCGACATCGAGGTCTCGGGCAGGCTTCGGCTCGACCGGCTCGATGTCGGTGCGTCGGCCAGGCTCCTGGTGACCGGAGGCAACGGTTCGGGCAAGTCGACGCTGCTCGCCGTTCTGGCCGGGCGGCTGGCTCCGTGCGGCGGGGTGGTGCACCGCGCGCCCGGAGTCAGGATCGGGTTGCTGGATCAGGACACGACCTTTCCCGATCCGGGCAGGTCACCGATCGCGCTCTACGCGGCGGCGGCCGGGCCAGGGGCGCCGGAGCTGCGGACCCTCGGGCTGCTGCCGCCGAGCGACCTCGAACGCCCGGTCGGTGCCTTGTCGGTGGGCCAGCGGCGCAGGCTCGCGCTCGCGATCCTCGCCGCCGACCCACCGGACGTGCTGCTGCTCGACGAGCCGACCAACCACATCTCGCTCACGCTGGCCGAGGAGCTGTTCACGGCGCTGGACGAGGCGCCGGGAGCGGTGGTCGTCGCCTCCCACGACCGGTGGCTGCGCCAGGGCTGGCCCGGCACGCACCTGGCGCTGGCGAGCTAG
- the mshC gene encoding cysteine--1-D-myo-inosityl 2-amino-2-deoxy-alpha-D-glucopyranoside ligase, whose amino-acid sequence MQTWSSVAVPRIPGTPRPLRLYDTAAGQVRPTSPGKVARMYVCGITPYDATHLGHAATYLAFDLVYRQWLDAGHDVHYVQNVTDIDDPLLERAERDQDDWVVLGMRETALFREDMEALRLLPPRDYVGAVETIPEIVEVIGKLLAEGAAYRVDDPEYPDVYFDRSFTGRFGYESRYDEATMAALFGERGGDPGRAGKRDPLDALLWRAARDGEPSWESDLGPGRPGWHIECSAIAVNRLGLGFDIQGGGSDLAFPHHEFSAAHAEALTGSHPFARHYVHAGMIGLDGEKMSKSKGNLVFVSKLRSEGVEPAAIRLALFAGHYREDRAWTGSLLADARARLARWRDAVALSEGPATGEVIARVRDHLADDLDTPAALAALDAWAAEALRREGTDGNAPSEIAAAVDALLGISL is encoded by the coding sequence ATGCAGACTTGGTCATCGGTAGCCGTGCCCCGTATCCCTGGAACACCACGGCCCCTGCGGCTGTACGACACCGCTGCCGGTCAGGTCAGGCCGACCTCGCCTGGCAAGGTCGCCAGGATGTATGTCTGCGGCATCACGCCCTACGACGCCACCCACCTCGGGCATGCCGCGACCTACCTCGCCTTCGACCTGGTGTACCGGCAGTGGCTCGACGCGGGCCACGACGTGCACTACGTGCAGAACGTCACCGACATCGACGACCCGTTGCTGGAACGCGCCGAGCGCGACCAGGACGACTGGGTCGTGCTCGGGATGCGCGAGACCGCGTTGTTCCGTGAGGACATGGAGGCGCTGCGGCTGCTGCCGCCACGCGACTACGTCGGCGCGGTCGAGACCATTCCGGAGATCGTCGAGGTGATCGGCAAGCTGCTGGCCGAGGGCGCCGCCTACCGGGTCGACGATCCCGAGTACCCCGACGTGTACTTCGACCGCTCGTTCACGGGCCGGTTCGGCTACGAATCCCGCTACGACGAGGCGACCATGGCCGCGCTGTTCGGCGAGCGAGGCGGTGATCCCGGCCGTGCCGGCAAGCGGGACCCGCTCGACGCGCTGCTGTGGCGCGCGGCGAGGGACGGCGAGCCTTCGTGGGAATCGGACCTGGGACCGGGCAGGCCGGGCTGGCACATCGAGTGCAGCGCGATCGCGGTCAACCGGCTCGGCCTCGGATTCGACATCCAGGGCGGTGGGTCGGACCTCGCCTTCCCGCATCACGAGTTCAGCGCGGCGCACGCCGAGGCGCTGACCGGAAGTCATCCCTTCGCGCGGCACTACGTGCACGCCGGAATGATCGGCCTCGACGGCGAGAAGATGTCGAAGTCCAAGGGCAACCTCGTGTTCGTGTCCAAGCTCAGGTCCGAAGGGGTCGAACCGGCCGCGATCCGGCTCGCCCTCTTCGCGGGCCACTACCGCGAGGACAGGGCGTGGACCGGCTCGCTGCTGGCGGACGCGCGGGCGAGGCTGGCCAGGTGGCGGGACGCCGTGGCGCTGTCCGAGGGGCCCGCCACCGGCGAGGTGATCGCGCGGGTGCGCGACCATCTCGCCGACGATCTCGACACCCCGGCCGCGCTCGCCGCGCTGGACGCGTGGGCGGCCGAGGCGCTGCGGCGCGAAGGAACCGATGGGAACGCTCCTTCCGAGATCGCCGCCGCCGTCGATGCCTTGCTGGGTATCTCCCTGTAG
- a CDS encoding TetR/AcrR family transcriptional regulator yields MSHRDDLLAAARHLLEEKGYAHITTRDLVAVSGTNLASIGYHFGSKAGLLNAAIGEVFEEWTQQLAELAMADPTASPVERGHVTWAALLGSLTRKRKLLLSYLEALAQAERTPVLREQFAGQYRACRSRVSALVAESLGDGTSAEDPRCRAVASFVIAVCDGLSVQWLLDSEDAPTAEELMAGLMSMWSVSFPPAGKTGGDPA; encoded by the coding sequence GTGAGTCACCGGGACGATCTCCTCGCCGCGGCGCGGCACTTGCTGGAGGAGAAGGGATACGCGCACATCACCACGCGCGACCTCGTCGCGGTGTCCGGCACCAATCTCGCCTCGATCGGCTACCACTTCGGCTCGAAGGCCGGCCTGCTCAACGCCGCGATCGGCGAGGTGTTCGAGGAGTGGACCCAGCAGCTGGCCGAACTGGCGATGGCCGATCCCACCGCTTCCCCCGTCGAGCGGGGGCACGTGACCTGGGCCGCGCTGCTGGGCAGCCTCACCAGGAAACGCAAACTGCTGCTGTCCTACCTTGAGGCGCTCGCGCAGGCTGAGCGGACACCGGTCCTGCGGGAACAATTCGCCGGGCAGTACCGCGCGTGCCGGAGCAGGGTTTCCGCGCTCGTCGCGGAATCGCTCGGCGACGGCACGTCGGCCGAGGATCCCCGATGCAGGGCCGTGGCGAGTTTCGTCATAGCCGTGTGCGACGGGCTTTCCGTGCAATGGCTGCTGGACAGCGAGGACGCGCCGACGGCAGAGGAACTGATGGCGGGGCTGATGTCCATGTGGTCGGTCTCGTTCCCACCAGCCGGGAAGACAGGGGGAGATCCGGCTTAG
- a CDS encoding cytochrome P450 gives MPTSHPHSPASPTRPPDSPAPVTTRPLPGPRLPLAVQTMLFGSLRHRWLPWLRRRHGDVIALRIYPERSVVQLADLDHIRTVFGGSPELFHAGEGNVILKPAMGEHSVLLTDENVHKRARKLLMPAFNGAALRGYRGMIEELTEREVGRWPRGVAFSSHQRMQALTLEIILRVVFGVSEGPRLTELRTLLRRIVDVGPVDLLGWHNPGLQRFGPWRRYALTQRRVDALLYAEIADRRAAGDLTGRDDVLSRLLTVPPAEPGTDSAGLSDAELRDQLITLLLAGHETTATALAWAFHELARDPATLRAATRAADDGDEGYLEAVAKESMRLHPVISEVARKLTADVEIGGYRIPAGHTVMPSIAMVHHDPAHHADPLAFRPERFTGGGPAAGTWFPFGGGVRRCLGAGFSLLEASVVLRAVLSRYHLSPDRARPERPKARNITTVPARGARVVVSART, from the coding sequence ATGCCCACATCGCATCCGCACTCCCCCGCCTCACCTACCCGGCCTCCGGATTCCCCGGCCCCCGTGACGACGCGACCGCTGCCTGGCCCCCGGCTTCCGCTCGCGGTACAGACCATGTTGTTCGGCAGCCTGCGGCATCGCTGGCTGCCCTGGCTGCGGCGCCGCCACGGCGACGTCATCGCCTTGCGGATCTATCCCGAACGTTCCGTCGTGCAGCTCGCCGACCTCGACCACATCCGCACCGTCTTCGGCGGCTCGCCCGAGCTGTTCCACGCGGGCGAGGGCAACGTGATCCTCAAGCCCGCCATGGGCGAGCATTCGGTACTGCTCACCGACGAGAACGTCCACAAGAGGGCCCGCAAGCTGCTCATGCCCGCGTTCAACGGGGCCGCGCTGCGCGGCTACCGCGGCATGATCGAGGAGCTGACGGAGCGGGAAGTCGGCCGCTGGCCGCGCGGCGTCGCGTTCTCCTCGCACCAGCGCATGCAGGCACTGACGCTGGAGATCATCCTGCGCGTGGTGTTCGGCGTCTCCGAGGGACCACGGCTCACCGAACTGCGGACGCTGCTGCGGCGCATCGTCGACGTCGGCCCTGTCGACCTGCTCGGCTGGCACAACCCGGGCCTGCAACGGTTCGGGCCGTGGCGCCGGTACGCCCTCACCCAGCGCAGGGTCGACGCGCTGCTGTACGCCGAGATCGCCGACCGGCGCGCGGCAGGCGACCTCACCGGGCGCGACGACGTGCTGTCGCGGCTGCTCACGGTGCCCCCGGCCGAGCCGGGCACCGATTCGGCGGGTCTGTCCGACGCCGAACTCAGGGACCAGCTCATCACCCTGCTGCTCGCGGGGCACGAGACCACCGCGACCGCGCTGGCGTGGGCTTTCCACGAACTGGCCCGCGATCCGGCGACCCTGCGCGCGGCGACGCGGGCGGCCGACGACGGCGACGAGGGCTACCTCGAAGCCGTCGCCAAGGAATCGATGCGCCTGCACCCGGTGATCTCCGAGGTGGCCCGCAAACTCACCGCCGACGTCGAGATCGGCGGGTACCGCATTCCGGCGGGGCACACGGTGATGCCCTCGATCGCGATGGTCCACCACGATCCGGCTCACCACGCCGATCCGCTCGCCTTCCGCCCCGAGCGGTTCACCGGCGGTGGCCCCGCCGCCGGAACGTGGTTTCCCTTCGGCGGCGGCGTTCGCCGTTGCCTCGGCGCCGGTTTCTCGCTGCTGGAGGCCTCCGTGGTGCTGCGCGCCGTGCTGTCCCGGTACCACCTGAGCCCCGACAGGGCGCGGCCGGAACGGCCCAAGGCCCGCAACATCACCACGGTCCCCGCCCGTGGAGCCCGCGTCGTGGTGAGCGCCCGTACCTGA
- a CDS encoding vWA domain-containing protein: protein MTSPAEPEGYAYGPYHGGPDPLAPPFDLRDAVEEIGRDVMGGSSPRSALEELLRRGTPRTAGLDELSRRVWQRRSEIQRRHNLDGTLQQVRALLDEALEAERGALFPDPADEARFREAMLDALPSGTAAAVRELADYPWTSETGRRNYERIRELLGKELLESRFEGMKDALRSTTPEDIERVNQMLGDLNALLSAHAQGFADIEERFAEFMRRHGEFFPENPATVEELIDVLAARSAAAARMLNSMTPEQRAELAQLSQQAFGDPRIADQLSTLDSQLRGLRPGEDWTSAARFRGDDPLGLGEGVRAMTDLAELDALAEQLSQSYPGARLEDIDLEALERQTGEESGVDARRLTELEQQLRAQGLFERAPDGSLRLAPKALRKLGETALADVVRTLRGRPGERDVSSAGAAGEPTGGTRAWRFGDTQPWAVSRTVRNAVLRTAMDPARETAAVRLDVSDVEVVETEHRARAAVALCVDTSWSMVQEGRWLPMKRTALALHQLIATRFRGDALRLITFGRYAREVELAELVGLDGVWEQGTNAHHALLLAGRHIRRNPDAQPVVLMVTDGEPTAHLESDGAAEFDYPPTERTLVKTLSEVDRLAKLGTALTVFRLGDDPRLAEFLDLLARRGNGRVVAPGLDGLGAAVVGDYLRSRRR from the coding sequence ATGACCTCGCCAGCCGAGCCGGAAGGCTACGCGTACGGGCCGTACCACGGCGGCCCCGATCCGCTCGCGCCGCCGTTCGATCTCAGGGACGCGGTCGAGGAGATCGGCCGCGACGTGATGGGAGGCTCGTCGCCGAGGTCGGCGCTTGAGGAGCTGCTGCGGAGGGGAACGCCGCGCACGGCCGGACTTGACGAGCTGAGCAGGCGCGTGTGGCAGCGCAGGTCGGAAATCCAGCGAAGGCACAATCTCGACGGCACCCTCCAGCAGGTGCGGGCGCTGCTCGACGAGGCACTGGAGGCCGAACGCGGGGCGTTGTTCCCCGACCCGGCCGACGAGGCGCGGTTCCGCGAGGCGATGCTGGATGCTCTTCCCTCCGGTACGGCGGCGGCCGTGCGCGAACTCGCCGACTACCCCTGGACGTCCGAGACCGGGCGGCGTAACTACGAGCGCATCAGGGAACTGCTCGGCAAGGAGCTGCTCGAATCCCGGTTCGAGGGCATGAAGGACGCCTTGCGCTCGACCACGCCGGAGGACATCGAGCGGGTCAACCAGATGCTGGGCGACCTCAACGCGCTGCTGTCGGCGCATGCACAAGGCTTCGCCGACATCGAGGAGCGCTTCGCCGAGTTCATGCGCAGGCACGGCGAGTTCTTCCCGGAGAACCCCGCCACCGTCGAAGAACTCATCGACGTGCTCGCCGCCAGGTCGGCCGCGGCCGCGCGCATGCTCAACTCGATGACCCCCGAACAGAGAGCCGAGCTGGCGCAGCTGTCCCAGCAGGCCTTCGGTGACCCGCGCATCGCCGATCAACTGTCTACTTTGGATTCCCAGTTGCGCGGGCTGCGCCCTGGTGAGGACTGGACGTCGGCGGCGAGGTTCCGAGGTGACGATCCGCTCGGCCTCGGTGAGGGGGTGCGGGCGATGACCGACCTCGCCGAACTCGACGCGCTCGCCGAGCAACTGTCGCAGAGCTATCCCGGTGCGCGCCTCGAAGACATCGACCTCGAAGCGCTCGAACGCCAGACCGGCGAGGAATCCGGTGTCGACGCGCGCAGGCTCACCGAACTGGAGCAGCAACTGCGTGCGCAGGGATTGTTCGAGCGCGCGCCGGACGGTTCGTTGCGCCTCGCGCCGAAGGCACTGCGCAAGCTGGGGGAGACCGCGCTCGCCGACGTGGTGCGGACGCTGCGGGGCCGCCCCGGTGAGCGGGACGTGTCCTCGGCGGGCGCCGCTGGCGAGCCGACCGGCGGTACGCGGGCCTGGCGCTTCGGTGACACCCAGCCGTGGGCGGTGTCCAGGACGGTGCGCAACGCCGTGCTGCGCACCGCCATGGACCCGGCACGCGAGACGGCTGCCGTCCGGCTCGACGTGTCCGATGTGGAGGTAGTGGAAACCGAGCACCGGGCCAGGGCCGCCGTCGCGCTGTGCGTCGACACGTCGTGGTCGATGGTGCAGGAGGGACGGTGGCTGCCCATGAAAAGGACGGCGCTGGCCCTGCACCAGCTCATCGCCACCAGGTTCAGGGGTGACGCGTTGCGGCTCATCACCTTCGGCCGCTACGCGCGCGAGGTCGAGCTGGCCGAGCTGGTCGGTCTCGACGGCGTGTGGGAACAAGGCACCAACGCACACCACGCGCTGTTGCTGGCGGGGCGGCATATTCGCCGCAATCCCGACGCGCAGCCGGTGGTGCTGATGGTGACCGACGGCGAGCCGACCGCGCATCTGGAATCCGACGGTGCCGCCGAGTTCGACTATCCGCCGACGGAACGCACCCTGGTCAAAACTCTGTCCGAAGTGGACAGGCTGGCGAAGCTGGGCACCGCGCTGACCGTGTTCCGGCTCGGTGACGACCCCAGGCTCGCGGAATTCCTCGACCTGCTGGCCAGAAGGGGGAACGGCAGGGTCGTCGCCCCCGGCCTGGATGGCCTCGGCGCCGCCGTCGTCGGCGACTACCTCCGGAGCAGAAGGCGATAG
- a CDS encoding ATP-binding protein, producing the protein MTSSPPQDLPRTAGELRAAGYAPRGIKAEIKDNLLAALREGRDPWPGIVGFSRTVLPQLERALLAGHDVVLLGERGQGKTRLLRTLAGLLDEWTPVVEGSELAEHPLRPIAPATVRRAEELGDDLPVTWLHRDRRYTEKLATPDTSVGDLIGDVDPVKVAEGRSLGDPETIHFGLVPRAHRGIVALNELPDLAERIQVALLNVMEERDIQVRGYTLRLPLDVLLVATANPEDYTNRGRIITPLKDRFGAEIRTHYPLELDAEVGVVRQEADLVAEVNDPLLEVLARFVRNLRESSVVDQRSGVSARFAVAAAETVAAAALRRSALTGERPAIARPVDLDAVPSVLRGKIEFEPGEEGRETEHLVHLLRRAIAETARDRFAGLNLRPLAEAVADGHLVATGERVTGAAVLSALPELPVLHEVAQRAGVSADDPPGRIAAAVELALESLYLSRQLAKDADGSTTVYGP; encoded by the coding sequence GTGACTTCGTCTCCACCGCAGGACCTGCCCCGCACGGCGGGGGAGTTGCGCGCCGCGGGATACGCGCCGCGCGGCATCAAGGCCGAGATCAAAGACAACCTGCTCGCCGCGCTACGAGAAGGAAGAGACCCGTGGCCGGGCATCGTGGGCTTTTCGCGCACGGTCCTTCCCCAGCTTGAGCGCGCGCTGCTGGCCGGGCACGACGTGGTGCTGCTCGGCGAGCGCGGTCAGGGAAAGACGCGACTGCTGCGCACCCTCGCGGGTCTGCTCGACGAGTGGACGCCGGTCGTCGAGGGTTCCGAACTCGCGGAACACCCGCTGCGGCCGATCGCGCCCGCGACGGTGCGCCGGGCCGAAGAACTGGGTGACGACCTTCCGGTGACCTGGTTGCACAGGGACCGGCGCTACACCGAGAAACTCGCGACCCCCGACACGTCGGTCGGCGACCTCATCGGCGACGTCGATCCGGTCAAGGTCGCGGAGGGCCGAAGCCTCGGCGATCCGGAGACCATCCACTTCGGTCTGGTTCCGCGCGCCCACCGGGGGATCGTGGCGCTCAACGAGCTGCCCGACCTCGCCGAGCGCATCCAGGTCGCGTTGCTCAACGTCATGGAGGAACGCGACATCCAGGTTCGCGGGTACACCCTGCGGCTGCCGCTCGACGTGCTGCTCGTCGCGACGGCCAACCCCGAGGACTACACCAACAGGGGCCGCATCATCACCCCGCTCAAGGACCGGTTCGGCGCCGAGATCCGCACGCACTACCCGCTGGAGCTCGACGCCGAGGTCGGCGTCGTCCGGCAGGAGGCGGATCTGGTGGCCGAGGTGAACGATCCGCTGCTGGAGGTACTTGCCCGGTTCGTGCGCAACCTGCGCGAGTCCTCCGTCGTCGACCAGCGTTCCGGTGTGTCGGCGCGGTTCGCCGTCGCCGCGGCGGAAACCGTTGCCGCGGCGGCGTTGCGCCGTTCCGCGCTGACGGGGGAGCGGCCGGCGATCGCACGGCCGGTCGATCTCGACGCCGTCCCCTCCGTGCTGCGCGGCAAGATCGAGTTCGAACCCGGCGAGGAGGGAAGGGAAACCGAGCATCTGGTGCACCTGCTGCGCCGCGCGATCGCCGAGACGGCACGCGACCGGTTCGCCGGGCTGAACCTGCGTCCGCTGGCCGAGGCGGTCGCCGACGGGCATCTCGTCGCCACGGGCGAGCGGGTCACCGGCGCCGCGGTGCTCTCGGCGCTGCCCGAGCTTCCCGTGCTGCACGAGGTGGCCCAGCGTGCTGGTGTTTCTGCCGACGACCCGCCCGGCCGGATCGCCGCCGCGGTGGAGCTGGCACTGGAATCGCTGTACCTGTCCCGTCAGCTCGCCAAGGACGCCGACGGCAGCACGACGGTGTACGGACCGTAG